A window from Herbaspirillum sp. meg3 encodes these proteins:
- the hpxZ gene encoding oxalurate catabolism protein HpxZ — MSPQVNLPHIVEEVEQAFADYEHALLVHDVPALDRWFWYDPQTVRYGVAEILLGGEAIRQYRQTCAPVHPSRKLYGTVITTFGSDYATVSTEFTADDSDKIGRQMQTWVRMEAGWRIVAAHVSLMA; from the coding sequence ATGAGTCCGCAAGTCAATCTGCCGCACATCGTTGAAGAAGTCGAACAAGCCTTTGCCGACTATGAACATGCCCTGCTGGTACATGATGTGCCGGCGCTGGATCGCTGGTTTTGGTACGACCCGCAAACGGTGCGCTATGGCGTGGCGGAAATCCTCCTGGGTGGAGAAGCGATACGCCAATACCGTCAGACCTGCGCGCCGGTGCATCCCTCACGCAAGCTGTACGGTACGGTGATCACGACCTTCGGCAGCGACTATGCTACTGTCAGTACCGAGTTCACTGCCGACGACTCGGATAAAATCGGTCGCCAGATGCAAACCTGGGTGCGCATGGAAGCCGGCTGGCGCATCGTCGCCGCGCATGTGAGCCTGATGGCTTGA
- a CDS encoding GntR family transcriptional regulator, which yields MTVTSANPLAEQVYNRLKEDIFNFRLLPGDNFTETEMALSYGVSRTPLRDALFRMQREGYLDVGFRRGWKVRPIDFDRLDNLYDLRIVLEMAALERLCQNPDPSPGLQELNAVWLVPEEERESEAVKVAELDESFHTNLVAAAGNEEMTRIHTEVTEKIRIVRRLDFLKKNRVLATYEEHGKILKLIAKRKATEAQILLRAHITQSKLEVRKITIWMLAEARQEQLKTLP from the coding sequence ATGACCGTAACTTCTGCAAACCCTCTCGCTGAACAGGTTTACAACCGGCTCAAGGAAGACATCTTCAATTTCCGTCTGCTGCCGGGCGACAATTTCACTGAAACCGAGATGGCGCTGTCCTACGGCGTCTCGCGCACGCCATTGCGCGATGCCCTGTTCCGGATGCAGCGCGAAGGTTATCTGGATGTCGGTTTTCGCCGCGGCTGGAAGGTGCGGCCGATCGACTTCGACCGTCTCGACAATCTCTACGACCTGCGCATCGTGCTGGAAATGGCGGCGCTTGAACGGCTCTGCCAGAACCCGGATCCTTCGCCCGGTCTGCAGGAACTCAATGCCGTCTGGCTGGTGCCGGAGGAAGAACGCGAAAGTGAAGCCGTCAAGGTGGCAGAGCTGGACGAAAGCTTTCACACCAACCTGGTCGCCGCCGCCGGCAACGAAGAAATGACGCGCATCCATACCGAAGTGACGGAAAAAATCCGCATCGTCCGCCGACTCGATTTCCTGAAAAAAAATCGTGTGCTGGCGACGTATGAAGAACACGGCAAGATCCTCAAGCTGATCGCCAAACGCAAGGCCACCGAAGCGCAAATCCTGCTGCGCGCTCACATCACGCAAAGCAAGCTGGAAGTGCGCAAGATCACCATCTGGATGCTCGCCGAAGCCCGTCAGGAACAATTGAAAACGCTGCCTTAG
- a CDS encoding cysteine hydrolase family protein, which produces MSELFIKAEPYAWPYDGALKPGNTALIVIDMQTDFCGIGGYVDKMGYDLSLTRAPIAPIKNVLTAMRAGGYTIIHTREGHRPDLSDLPANKRWRSRQIGTNGVGIGDDGPCGKILVRGEPGWEIIPELAPIAGEIIIDKPGKGSFCATDLELVLHTRGIRNLILTGITTDVCVHTTMREANDRGFECVMLADCCGATDHNNHLAALSMIKMQGGVFGAVSDSSSLLQAIGK; this is translated from the coding sequence ATGTCCGAATTGTTCATTAAAGCCGAACCTTATGCGTGGCCCTACGACGGTGCACTGAAGCCGGGCAATACTGCACTGATCGTGATCGACATGCAGACCGACTTCTGCGGCATCGGCGGCTACGTCGACAAGATGGGTTATGACCTGTCGCTCACGCGCGCGCCAATCGCGCCGATCAAGAACGTGCTGACCGCCATGCGCGCAGGCGGCTACACCATCATCCACACACGCGAAGGCCATCGCCCGGACCTGTCCGACCTGCCTGCCAACAAGCGCTGGCGCTCGCGCCAGATCGGCACCAACGGCGTCGGTATCGGCGATGACGGCCCATGCGGCAAGATCCTCGTACGCGGCGAACCGGGCTGGGAAATCATTCCCGAACTGGCGCCTATCGCCGGCGAAATCATCATCGACAAACCCGGCAAGGGCTCGTTTTGCGCTACCGATCTGGAACTGGTGCTGCACACGCGCGGCATCCGCAATTTGATCCTGACCGGCATCACCACCGACGTCTGCGTCCATACCACCATGCGCGAAGCCAACGACCGTGGTTTTGAATGCGTGATGCTGGCCGACTGCTGCGGCGCCACCGATCACAACAATCATCTGGCGGCGCTGTCGATGATCAAGATGCAGGGCGGCGTGTTCGGTGCGGTGTCGGACTCCTCATCGCTGTTGCAAGCGATAGGAAAATAA
- a CDS encoding ABC transporter ATP-binding protein yields the protein MHALELEVIGAGKSFGEFRALDEVSIKIKAGTIHALLGENGAGKSTLVKGLVGYSPLDQGIIQADRREVEIRGPRVPNTLGIGMVYQHFTLAPSLSVAENLLLARGLVRWRIHWNLERQALEEFMAAMPFRLDLDRLISSLSAGEKQKLEILKQLYLRRRLLILDEPTSVLTPQEADEVLGLMRDLTRREELTVLMITHKFHEVTAYADDVTVLRKGRLVGSTAVADTSPAELAHWMMGQARVEKEIMARPPVPAEAPVGLKVESLLVLNDRGVTAVNTLSLQVKRGEIVGLAGISGNGQKELVEALLGQRRRLSGEVQINGADYQASRTEMRERKVFALPEEPLRNACIAGMNVAENMALRNFDVAPYRRSGWLRWSVNRAAMRKQAQALIAAFNVKPPLPERAIGTLSGGNVQRAVLARELGDSTRQEDAVNVLIVANPVFGLDFASVADIHARLLQARALGTAILLVSEDLDELLELSDRILVMTDGAIVHATDAASADRAELGRWMAGHGQHGNPSTTPDTQLETA from the coding sequence ATGCACGCGCTCGAGCTGGAAGTCATCGGCGCCGGCAAATCCTTCGGCGAGTTCCGCGCCCTGGACGAGGTCTCGATCAAGATCAAGGCCGGCACCATCCACGCACTGCTGGGCGAAAACGGCGCGGGGAAAAGTACGCTCGTCAAAGGCCTGGTCGGCTACAGTCCGCTCGATCAGGGCATCATCCAGGCCGACCGCCGCGAGGTAGAAATCCGCGGCCCGCGCGTGCCCAACACGCTCGGCATCGGCATGGTGTATCAACACTTCACGCTGGCGCCCAGCCTGTCCGTGGCAGAAAACCTGCTGCTGGCGCGCGGCCTCGTGCGCTGGCGCATCCACTGGAATCTGGAACGCCAGGCGCTGGAGGAATTCATGGCAGCGATGCCGTTCCGGCTCGACCTCGACCGCCTCATCAGCAGCCTGTCTGCCGGTGAAAAACAGAAGCTTGAAATCCTCAAACAACTCTATCTGCGACGCCGACTGCTGATCCTCGACGAACCGACTTCAGTACTCACGCCGCAGGAGGCCGATGAAGTGCTCGGTCTGATGCGCGACCTCACGCGCCGCGAAGAACTGACCGTGCTGATGATCACGCACAAGTTTCACGAAGTCACCGCTTATGCCGACGACGTCACGGTGCTGCGCAAGGGACGTCTGGTCGGCAGCACGGCCGTGGCCGACACCAGCCCCGCCGAACTCGCACACTGGATGATGGGACAGGCCCGCGTCGAAAAAGAAATCATGGCGCGTCCACCGGTGCCTGCCGAGGCGCCGGTAGGCCTGAAGGTCGAATCGCTGCTGGTGCTTAATGACCGCGGCGTCACCGCCGTCAATACGCTGTCGCTGCAGGTGAAGCGCGGCGAGATCGTCGGCCTGGCGGGTATCTCCGGCAACGGTCAGAAAGAACTGGTGGAAGCCCTTCTCGGCCAGCGCCGCCGCTTGTCCGGCGAAGTGCAAATCAACGGCGCCGACTATCAAGCCAGCCGCACTGAGATGCGCGAGCGCAAGGTCTTCGCGCTGCCGGAAGAACCGCTGCGCAACGCCTGCATTGCGGGCATGAACGTCGCCGAAAATATGGCGCTGCGCAATTTCGATGTAGCGCCCTACCGTCGCAGCGGCTGGCTGCGCTGGAGCGTCAATCGTGCCGCCATGCGCAAACAGGCGCAGGCGTTGATCGCCGCCTTCAACGTCAAACCGCCGCTGCCGGAACGCGCCATCGGTACGCTCTCAGGCGGCAACGTGCAACGCGCCGTGCTGGCGCGCGAGCTGGGTGACTCGACCAGACAGGAAGATGCGGTGAACGTACTGATCGTCGCCAATCCTGTGTTTGGCCTGGATTTTGCCTCGGTGGCCGACATCCACGCGCGGCTTTTGCAGGCGCGCGCACTGGGAACGGCGATCCTGCTGGTCAGCGAAGATCTCGACGAATTGCTGGAGTTGTCCGACCGCATCCTCGTGATGACCGACGGCGCCATCGTGCACGCGACAGATGCAGCCAGCGCCGACCGCGCAGAACTGGGACGCTGGATGGCGGGGCACGGTCAACACGGCAATCCATCGACTACGCCCGACACGCAACTGGAGACCGCATGA
- a CDS encoding cysteine hydrolase family protein yields MITVDAIPYSYQFESRHTALVVIDMQRDFVEEGGFGSVLGNDVRPLATIVPTVAKLLALAREHGVLVVHTRESHLPDLSDCPPAKLKRGNPTLGIGDEGPMGRILVRGEPGNQILPLLAPQDGELVIDKPGKGAFYATDLHAQLQARGITHLLFAGVTTEVCVQTSMREANDRGYECLIVEDACASYFPVFHQATLAMLTAQGGIVGWKAPLSTLQASFKETAGESAS; encoded by the coding sequence ATGATTACCGTCGACGCTATTCCCTACTCTTATCAATTCGAAAGCCGCCATACGGCGCTGGTGGTGATCGACATGCAGCGCGATTTCGTCGAGGAAGGCGGCTTCGGCAGCGTGCTCGGCAATGATGTGCGGCCGCTGGCTACCATCGTACCGACGGTAGCGAAACTGCTGGCGCTGGCGCGCGAACATGGCGTGCTGGTGGTGCACACGCGCGAATCGCATTTGCCGGATCTGTCCGACTGTCCGCCGGCCAAACTCAAGCGCGGCAATCCGACATTAGGCATCGGCGATGAAGGCCCGATGGGACGCATCCTGGTGCGCGGCGAACCGGGTAACCAGATCCTGCCGCTGCTGGCGCCGCAAGACGGCGAACTGGTGATCGACAAACCCGGCAAGGGCGCGTTCTACGCCACCGACCTGCACGCGCAGTTGCAGGCGCGCGGCATCACGCACCTGCTCTTTGCCGGCGTCACGACCGAAGTCTGCGTACAGACCTCGATGCGCGAAGCCAACGACCGCGGCTACGAATGCCTGATCGTCGAAGACGCCTGCGCCAGCTATTTCCCCGTATTCCATCAGGCCACGCTGGCCATGCTAACCGCGCAGGGCGGCATCGTCGGCTGGAAAGCGCCGCTGTCCACGCTGCAAGCTTCGTTCAAAGAAACCGCCGGAGAATCCGCATCATGA
- a CDS encoding GNAT family N-acetyltransferase codes for MHIEIDDLSRPAIHALLEEHLRNMREISPPESVHALDLSKLRSPDITFWTVWEDAQLIGCGALKELDRRHGEIKSMRTPEALRRKGAGRAILAHIIEQATARGYERLSLETGSFDAFKPARQLYESVGFVYCGPFGTYGEDPNSMFMTLRL; via the coding sequence ATGCACATAGAAATCGACGACCTTTCGCGCCCCGCCATCCACGCCTTGCTCGAAGAACACTTGCGCAATATGCGCGAGATCTCGCCACCCGAAAGCGTGCACGCGCTCGATCTCAGTAAGCTGCGCAGTCCGGACATCACATTCTGGACCGTATGGGAGGATGCGCAGCTGATAGGCTGCGGGGCGCTGAAGGAACTTGACCGCCGGCATGGCGAAATCAAATCCATGCGCACACCCGAGGCGCTGCGTCGCAAAGGCGCCGGCCGGGCGATACTGGCGCACATTATCGAACAGGCCACAGCGCGCGGCTATGAACGTCTCAGCCTGGAGACCGGATCGTTTGACGCCTTCAAACCGGCGCGGCAACTATATGAAAGTGTGGGTTTCGTCTATTGCGGTCCGTTCGGAACCTACGGCGAAGATCCGAACAGCATGTTCATGACTTTGCGCCTGTAA